In the genome of Impatiens glandulifera chromosome 6, dImpGla2.1, whole genome shotgun sequence, the window tctattatgccataaatttgacgagattgcagtaaacgaagaattagttgggggtttttggctttggctcgacagagagagtgggtagagatcccccgagctattgttcctcatgataaccttccccgtctggaaatcctttacagaaaaaccaagtgagtcaaattctacagagacgttgttatcacgagtaaaccgacgaatagatataagatttttaatgagtttgggagcatgtagaacattgttcagaagtaagggtggtaagggtggttttaagttagttttaccaataccgcgaatcgggatttcctgtccactcccaacaatgatatttttaacacaatttaaattagaataaggcgagagactacctgagttgggtgtcatgtgtgaagttgctcccgaatccatgtaccaagtatcgtcaggcggagtaagggataaagtgtgcatcgcctgattgatatcggttgcaacgtaactttggggctgctgctggctcgtctcagccatgtaggcctgctgtggccgagaaccgagtacgcctgctcctgctgtccgagtgtgttgctgctgatagccagaaccgcgccaggaggcgccttgttgctgttgaccagatgcgtgccagggggcgctttgctgctgcggccagatctgttgtgtcgggtagggacaagggggtgctgtccagcccgcaggcgcccactgtgcccattgctgttggccaggaggtgcccagaattgctgctgctggtggtatgtgcggctggtgttgcgaccgcgtcctctgccgcgctggctgcgtcctcggccctggccggcctgttcctgcgcgctagaggtgccctgctgctgctgctggccggtagcacgggctgattggctagagttgtttccgcggccttggctacgatcgtccgaggcaataaaagaggtgtttgtgtggacgaattcatccttccttgtttcaacaaggagcaaatcagatctagcatcgtagaaagatgggagaggcttcttttgacctattatggtggcgattgtttcgtagttttcattcaaacccccaagtagacgcaacaccagtcgattttcagaaacggggcaatcaacattagcaagttgatccgcaatcatcttcaattcagtgcaataagcactcatgtttgggaaatcattgagacgaatttgagaaaacctattttcaagatacatagcgcgagaacctgtgttatcttgaaatatattcgctaaacgttcccaagcctgagcagccgtcataccaggtttttggatcgtgtttagtagatccttggatattgttccaaatatccattgcttgacaagggcgtcaaggcgtttccacagaagagagtcggtctcggaagatgttgaaggtgtttcggaggcgttgggagtttttggtttgagatgttcgtaaacattgtgaatcaagcagtggttttcgagaaggtctgcccaagagagatattcctcgctacccatctctagggtgataggaattatggagcggagattgttaacagagaaagcagagtggtattgagaaacagacatggtggtgggcgtctgactttgattggaggaggagtctgaattagtaggtgggacagacattagaagtttgtgcgtgaggcagcaaggtgggaggaagagaaaaaaaaattcgattgatgatcttgagaggatctttactctgataccatgatatAGATTAATCCCAtcgttattattgataaacaatgttacaatatatactagtcaaaagactcttaataaggtaaaccactaatctaggaatctaaacaaggtaacccactaatctaggaatctaaacaaggtaacaagatatatacaatatactaatactCTTAACCGAACtcgaattttatattttaatgatagttgtttaaaataattaatttatatttatttaatacaatcagagttaaagttaatattatcttataaatatatgaattattttattttattatttatattttaagtttaaattgaTATTCGATTTTCGTGCACCGCGGAAAAACTCGTCCCTGATCGGAGCGGTGATTGTTCGAATTGGTATGGGGATAGGAATTAAGGATGGAGATGGTATGTGATTCCTCGAACCGAATTGAACCGAACCGGCCTATTACCATCCCTAATTATAGCATTTGGattaaaacaaattagaattatcaattttttactgtctataagataaatatttttaggaacGGACAAAGAATAATTGTTTTtgtctttatttgttattatcctatgataatttttgtaaataaaaattaatattaaaaaaaactttagtgACCTAAATGCGACATGTTTAATGTTTGAATTCTCCATTTATATCTGAACACTTATATCAttgaacatataaataatataattaaatgtaagCATTTTATTTTGTCCTCCCAAATTTCTTACGTCTAAAGAATCGGTCATATTAGTCAATTTTCCATTTGAATGACCCATTATTAATTGACTCGAGAGTCATCACTTTAGTTTAATTCacaaaagaaactaaagaaaggaaaattagagatttattttataagtttcgGTGTTTGGTTATGTATTAAGAAATTTCCTACGACGTTATGTCATATACGCATGTCTAGATGGATAGTCTTTATTCGAACGTAGTTGGCCATTGGGTGTTTGAGATGATTGTTATATATGCGTTCTGAGTTCAGAACTCTTTTGCTTTAGTGATCATCATAACATGTGTTTAAATAAGGGGTTAACCCTATTCATTGCTTAGAGATAACTCTTGGCTCTTTTAGGTTTAGACAATGTTGAGATAACAAAGCCTCGAGTGCGTCTCCGAACAcaaaaagaacacaaaatgTGAAGTGAAAAAAATACACGTTGCTTGCATTGAATTCATACTGTGGATCCTTGTAGGAAATGTGTCCATGAATTTTATGAGTAAGTTGTACTCGAATTTGAAATTTTCGGAGTGACAGAACTTTAATTATTACACTACAAAAAGAGTGTTTTTCCAAACgttttatgaaaatcaaaaaTACTTTTATGTACATGCggaaaatatttcataatttttaggAATGTAGAACTCAAAATATGATCTCTCAAAGATAAGTATTTTTCCAAACAGCTCCTAAAAATGATGAGgaagattttattattaaagaaaataatatttatgttcaTCCTgtattttttgggatttttctaaaatgatttagaGACTTTAATGCGTGAATAAAGGTTGTTTGGTGTAAAAGtaaaccaaacaagccttaaaaaattttgaaattaggAACTTGAAGGccaaaattgaacttatataaaGTTGAAGGGCCGATCTGGACGTGATCAAATAGTTATGGGGCTGAAAAATAATTCGAAATTGGAAATTCGAGGTCAAAATTGGACATTTGAAGAGTCTATGGATCAATATGGCCATGGGTAGAAAGTCTAGGGACTAaaacatttaacttatttaaaataagttgaaATTAAATGTTCATTAAATAGGAGGGCTAGGGTGACGGAAAACATAATTTTGTTCTGCCTTCACCTTCCCTATGAACCTCCTCGGCGTGCCTCATTCGATAGTTTTGGTGACGAGCCTCGCACTAAAAGTTGGTGATCTTATGATCGAGGAATTCTCGAGAGTTCATCCTCTTCGTCGCGACATGCTCGTCTAGTAGCAATCGACATCTAGGAATCAACAAAGGATTGTTATGTTCTAAATCGAAAATGCATCCGATAAAGAACAGATTGCTTAAACATCGCCTTCAACATGAACTTAGACCAGTCGATTGCGTGAGCCTCTCTGTTATCGCTTGTTTCGTCTAGCGATGCATCGAATTTCTATCATCGACCGCTACATTGCCTTCATCTTCCTTTTGCAAGTCCAATATCCTAGAGCGGATTTCATTCACGAACCTTCTTCATCACGGCTTCTGACAAAGCGACCTTGAATTTCTTCCTTAAGAGATACGTCTCGACATATACCTTCGTATTATTTGCTTCATTTTTATCCGCACtgcaaatattgagtgaagcaagtttcactaggtagtgcttgtttcactcatttgagcgttaTAAATACCTAGGGTAAcgcttgttttatttttttttattcttttgcagaagaattacatgaagacataaatgtttttacataaacgtataaatatttttacataaatgtgttagtgattttacatgaacatttatatatatttaatatataattatataaaatataaaataatttaaataatttttttaaatatcttactaataaattttaaaatattctgttttacaaattcacttaaatatattataaaaaaattgaatattttgttttacaaatttatataaatatatttacaaaataatttaaatatctttaaaaaataattaaaaatagattgttatatgtatatatttaatatacaattatataaatttttaaataatatttcagtacattacaaacaaatttatgcatattcaatatataaatatatacattatgaaataatgtgtacaaattcatttcaatatatcacaattataaaatataattataattattcataaaaattaatttaaatatatcacatcacataatttatgattattattttaaacaaatcttgaaataaaattatattaattcataattattattttatatacatcaaaaataaaattatatgaattattatttaatcatttaaatacatcacaaataaatttataaacataatttataaatcggaGTCAAATGAAGTTCGCTTCACTCAACAATGAATATATGTCAATCagttttacatgaacaatctCATGTAGAACGGTGTAGACCGTCTCTTCAATGGGTCATGCAAAACGGAGTAaagcgaagaaagcttcactCCTTTCTGCTTCTGCTGAACCAAGAATGAAATACGGGTTCCGGgttctctctttctttcaacccagttttaatttattaatataataatgttgctAAATTTTGATTGGTCCGTAACAGGGGAATACCcaattcggtagcagaagatctaaTCTGGTGGGTGAATAATGATTTGATTAATGTGATTTGGGTTAGATACATATTTAGGATTTGGAGttttcaacaaaaacataactcttatttattatttataagtttactATTTTCtgtaaacatataaataaattaattttaaaaatatttaattcttcacaaataaattaataaattttaagttaagtatattaattgtttgaaactaaaaaatagttaatcaagttaaaattaagataataaaaccATTTagtcataaaataatatttttatattaaataataaaatttattttgacaattaaatcattataaattacaacaattttcaaataaattataaaatcaattaaacaaaaacaataaaacacatttaaaataaactaaaaatctcaaaatcgtatatattatcacaatattaaattttgtaataatattaattattattatattattattgtaaagaCTCGTAACTGAATGATAAAGCAAATTAAATATCCTCAAGATCATGAGTTTGAATCTTCACTCTGACATTTTCAAATATCTATTATTGTGTtctatttcacttttttttttttttttaaaatcccttacctaaagatattttgtatgtccttatatcttattttattttcgcTCATTTAATATCTTAAAGGGCAgcccttttaaatattttagagattcaaaatttattaaacaaatctAATTTGGATTCGGATTCAGATGATCCTTTCTATaatgtttgaattaaataattgacaGTTTTTCTAATGATGTTGTCGAAGTAGGTAGCCAAAGTTGGGAAGTTGGAGAAATTTGATATTAGGAGGAAAATAAAGTTGATAACAAAGCTTGGACTCCTAAATCGGGGATAGTGAAAGCTACTCTCAAACTAATGAGTGAAAGTGTCAAGGTGAAATATAAAAGTTGTATCGATAGACCACGCTTGCAAAAATTGAATGGAATTTTTCGAAAACCATGCTTCTCAATCTTGGTTTTGTACTTCATCTCTtctaattcttaaatttaaaagacGTGATTTCAGGGACGAGCCCGAAAAATAGAGTTAGTGTGggcttaaaaaatatttaagatcaacttaaaaaatagcgaaaaaattcttaataaaactAGAGAATAAAGATaacttttattgtttttttaataattatataaacaaatattgaagtatattgaaattttttaagaaatgagcaggaatagttaaattttaacaataaatttttttttttggtgggCTGATAGATCCGTACCTGTATGGCTACTATTATcaacatttttcttaattaaactaatttgaaCTAGTACTTTAATAGATTGGCCTATTAGTGTCATGACATTTGTAATTCTAAACCATTATCTAACTAATACAAATgaacaacataaaaataatttatttataagtaggCACAATAAACAAACCTTTTTGGAAGTTACATTGATTCATTAATAATACACACTTTATATGACTTCAcacaaaaggaaaaaaaaaaaaaacataaatgtgGTTGCATCACAACCTATAGCCACCAAATCTATTGATCAAAACTCATCCAAGTGCGAGCTTTTTCTTTCAAGATTGACGTAGATATGACCTTGTAGACACTTAGAGCTGCGGATTTGTAAACCTGATCCGTGGGATGAAAAGCATCCCAAAAGTAATAACTTGTCCTATTTTTACATACCACTAGGTTTGGAAAACATTCTCCACTTGAAGTCACATTACAACAAGGAGCATTCGTTATCGTCACACCTGATTCAATTAGGTGAAGATATTCATAGTCATATTAAAAAAGACGGTTAATAGGTTTCAAATATTAGAAAGACTAAAAAAAAGGCCTCACCGGGCACGGATGAGTTCCCAGACGGCAACAAGATAAATGTTGCGTCGGTAAGATTGGCATTGAGACCTTCAACGACAGGTCCAAGCCTGTGGTTGAAGAGTTTGACATAGTCATTGACGTATCCCACACAAGTTGATCCATTAAGGCCCATTACACCCGGTAAACAGCCCAATAGGCCCACTTCTGATACCCCAATTTTCCTTGCTCCTAATTTGTACAATTTCttaggaaaagaaaaaaaattaaatttttttccaattaactttaaGTGTATAATATTATTGAGTACCTACCTTTAATTGATGGGACAGTTTTTGGACTAGAAGTGTTGCGTATTGGTCGGGGGTGTATAATTGGCTCGTCGGATACTTTGACGAAAGATAGTTGTTGAGATAGTCGTTATTTCCCATTCCAACCGTGTACAAACATTGGTTTAGGTGATGATCGGCTAATTCTTTACTTCCTAGCTTATTGGCAATTCGGTTAACAATTGACCTATGGTTACGCAACTGTTTGTTCAAGCTAATAACTTCACCCTATAGAAAATAACATCATACTTAGTTAGTAAAGTTAATGTAATTAAGAAAGATCGACAAAGATAGAATAATACCAAATTTTGTCCCGTCATATCAAGAATGCCCGCACCACCGGATCCATAGTTTACGCCGGTGAGAATGCTTTCTTCTCTAGCCGTAGCGAAGGGAGGAATCCAACGCTTGAAACCTAATAATTTGGCTAgaaataattacaatttaaacCACATTAATTTTAGTTCTATAAAATACATTAAGAAAAAATGGGaggaaatatataataaatagttgAATACCAAGAAAGTCCACATAAGTTCGTCCGTTGGAAAACCTTCCGGTCGGGCCTTGAGGAAAATCGATGCCATAAGGAGCAAAGTTGGCCTTGGCCGATGTTTGAAGATGGTTATTGTTGCCGTTATCTACCAATGAGTCTCCAAATATGAAGTAGCATGGCACTTGTGGCTCCCTCGACCCCTACATAATTTGATCTTTATActcaatattcaataaaataaaacataagaaTTATATTCATTAGGTAGTGAAGAATCAAATTAGTAGTAGAGTATATTAGTAGTAGAGCTCGTGTGGCCATTTTGAGACTTCACACTAATGATAGTAATTTGAAACCGCTCTGCGAAAAACAAATCGTATTGTTTCGTTTGAGACGGTTATTTTCCGAAACCGAACGGGGATCGATGAGACGGGGATATTATTTGTGTCCCCGCCCCGATTCTAACCAGaatactataaatataattaaatatatattaaattatcaatatatttatttatgaattatattttataatacttttaaatttatttttttataataatataaaattttaatatattacaatatatattatattaaaaaatttgtttatataattttattttatttttatttttattttttttaaatattttattaatagtaCCCCGCAGAATTCCCCGAAACCAAACGGGACACgagatggtattaaaaaaattctcaaaataaaaacgAGACTGGAATAGTAAATGCATGGGCATTCCCCGGTCCAAACCATTCATTCTTATCCTTACTTCACACCCgtggattatttaaaaacatttcaaTAAAGGTAggttacaaaattttatttgaaaatcctattatttcaataaaattttgacatttcaaaataaattatgtaatcatattttataaaaaaataaaaaataaaaaatattaataatctaataatAACCTAaagataattgtttttatagTACTATAAATAGATGAGTAATAAGTGAGGAAGAGAAAAAATTGACTATTACCACATTTTTATATAAAGGggaagaaaaaggaaaaagagaaaaaatttattatttttttctcaaaattagaTATTACGTACTCTCAAAATTTCTTCTCAATTATTTCtcctataaataataataaaaagatgtaCCTAACCaaaggtaaaataaataaataataatagtttatttagATAACTCATCATTCACACGTGACACGTCAAACAAAACAAGGAACCTCGGCTGATTCTGgcttgtattttatttaatcaaacaatCTTAAGGCTTGTTTGATACATGTTATTtcgaaataaaattattttattttacttaatgttgtaaatattatttaataattaatcttatttacAGGCCTTATTCGAATTTGAgtcattttattaactaaaaaaaaatcaaacattactTCATTTTTCTCTCATCGAATcaaatcactcaatttattcaccaaaatattaaaatacctactattttaaattattattttttattttattttattttatttatatatatatatctaaaaaaacattatcataTCTTTAAAATCATTactaataattctattttttctctccaaattatttaaataaataatctgaACCGAACAAGACAtggaagaaaatattaatttgatctGACTTTTTGTGTACTTACGTCTTATCATTTCTTTTCAatcttctttctttatttttttttaataaatgtacCATTTTACTTCTCTGGTTACATaaactaaaaacaaaattgCTAAAACCTtttgtcttttaaaaaaaatttctaaaaactaaataaaaacagGTAAATGATTTGGGCAAACGTTGTTTTCGAGAAGAGGGGAGTGAAAAATATTCAGGAAATCGTTGTTTTCGAGGAGAGagaatcttttattttttttttaaatattaatttttaaaattttttgatcaaaatgatcatgagagataaaattaaattattcttttataaaaaaaagataatatttcgaaatattttgtctgaatatagtaattatttttgtataattttataaatgacatgtcataatcatatatatatatatatatttatatatgtatatatttatattggttAAGTTGAAATTTGTATGcgtaaaaatttaataatatttatttgttaaaacttAATTTCAGATATTTCCAATTAGTCTTGTAactctttacttttttttcactttcaataaagaaaaattatattatattttcaaatcatGACCATAAAGTCATAAGTTCACGTGTTTATCATTCTCTACTCATATTATTTCttgtaatatttaataattggttttatataatattaaaatatttggaaGAATTTATCGACCAAATGTTTTTACCTTTGATTTTCGTTAGTACGTTACAAATTGAATTGTCTTGTCAtcattattttgtgttatttttttttaaatataaaaaaataatctaaagaGTCAAAACCAACCAGaacttcattttaattttttttaccattattattagttttttaaataactaaaattatgaaATGGGTAATGCCTTGAAGAAagtgttaaattttcaaaatagttAGTGTCTCAAGTCTTACCTAATAGTCGTATCTATCCAAAATAAATTCAtctgtaaaaaaaatttaattctttaaattatatcattttaagGTAAGTGTGTTTAAACGTaaaatgtgtaatttttttttatgtaaaattaatattgttgcAGATTATTATACCAAATTATTGTTACAAATTATTATGCAAATGTTAATCgcttaaaattaaacatttattgcaattttgaatataaaaatatttttaaaatataaataaatggaaGGTTGAAACAATGTCACATTAATGGAAGGCAACTAACTCAACAACTGGGTTATGCGAATACAAGTCATCTGGCTTCGTTTGAGGAAGTATTGGGagtgttttgtttgatttttttttttcaaaaaattcttgtttgattaaagctaaagatatttaatataatagttGAACTTTAGGATAAAAATTTGGTTTTAATTCAATAACTAGATGAAACAAACCTAAGATCTAGCTCCATCACTAAGCAAATATAtatttgggattatttgaaaaatgaaaatcaaacaaTGGAATGAGAGTCAAGTTTTAATTAGATGTGTACCTTAAGCAGTAGTAATGAGTCGGGTCGAAACCCATGAATCAGACGCCATTGAAGAATCTTTCTTCCATCATCactgaggaagaagaagaatatcaCACAGACCAGAATTCCAAACCCTAAAATCACAGCCGTTGAATTTCTCGCCATTGTTGATTACAACAAGATCCAGAAGAAATAGAAAGAAGAAGGGAATGATTAAACTTTTAGttttagagggagaaaaaagGCTGAGATAATTTGGACATGATTGATGCCAACAGAACAAAGATCTAAAAGATACATTGATTGCAAAAACAGATATATAAGAGatataaaaagat includes:
- the LOC124943228 gene encoding GDSL esterase/lipase At5g45670-like → MARNSTAVILGFGILVCVIFFFFLSDDGRKILQWRLIHGFRPDSLLLLKGSREPQVPCYFIFGDSLVDNGNNNHLQTSAKANFAPYGIDFPQGPTGRFSNGRTYVDFLAKLLGFKRWIPPFATAREESILTGVNYGSGGAGILDMTGQNLGEVISLNKQLRNHRSIVNRIANKLGSKELADHHLNQCLYTVGMGNNDYLNNYLSSKYPTSQLYTPDQYATLLVQKLSHQLKKLYKLGARKIGVSEVGLLGCLPGVMGLNGSTCVGYVNDYVKLFNHRLGPVVEGLNANLTDATFILLPSGNSSVPGVTITNAPCCNVTSSGECFPNLVVCKNRTSYYFWDAFHPTDQVYKSAALSVYKVISTSILKEKARTWMSFDQ